The Chitinophaga flava genome has a segment encoding these proteins:
- a CDS encoding fibronectin type III domain-containing protein, whose protein sequence is MQKPTHAQQYPVTASTQIIPPYSVYLPDYAVPGSDKLRVILVQNDLTKPSYDVRLQMTVERNGTLIMRTAPAFNPRPLTLSAGVPTIISGADLADYLNTNNIEFSGGFSRDSYERTRSLPEGSYRITFTAFDYRRPQVQVSNTGANIFFFQKNDPPLLNMPICGSRVEKRDPQFLTFSWSSRNTPNPLEGGGTEYIFSLYEIKPKNSNPDYIVRSTRPIYTITTEQNTIAYGPGEPALTDSMEYVWIVQARDKSGRDMFSNQGLSQSCRFTYLGNNPFETNKIGKPTLSGQATGERTIRLSWQLAPDNVNYRVDAYRVQYRAAKKDGVEYDWRTAESPRDTVLNVNSLEPGRSYEARLQWLVAGVYGPFSDIVTVTTKPSRTFTCGDPALLQTPQNSTPLPTAMAGSIFRIGHFDVMLTEVTGGDGVFSGRGKVITPGFGTGMLLQFNRISVNTDLVVTRGEMQAVTDGIDKFVSDAVKHQRGGDEVGQVKTGDLVPDITTKLHLFTKENIVVDTDKGTITLKDSNTGQEEVINYKEKGKTLPLVIEDTDGNLYNVDKSGKVTSAGTRDKGLAGNPEALAALKKLDLSNGMITFSVKDSKYAFDSWKDSYFGKPVLDSSYEKLADGRYRVSAKAIVPGEQDQVIATLVNTKDIDRSKIKFVSGKGIVYPADSTKDGFVITLTGGPASDAQEVYAVYTKGGKYISMGKLLVASYAPKQKRVVLVPVGYSTDVPVDAISKALKDAYEKIGVTYTVVKDESFRANKDWDRNKDTILQDSKSGFLGNGFTGEEKAMRKAYSKNHDIDKDATYLFVVNEVALTDGDLLGKMPRQSQFGFIFTKNATPENIARTVAHETGHGAFTLEHTFSAGIGLDKGSTDNLMDYNNGYSLLKYQWDVVHDPGHVWGIFENEEEQESIGFDSIGVFKDLRNEATNTYTFITPAGTYITLPATASNLKFSTLDRTFYKLNGVVNTNQPSEDLMPLGALLSFSLNEKTYTADFKGKTFNGYGIGGKDFYEDVYTGQEHPRSGIAVFMGVGEDPVTRDRRFISYASRFGALQATISVPSTYYGAGTFNNNLAVTDINFIDAFLNMEEMLKSKAGENKLLVLPMKNLYLTNAKTTFPYKGGQTVNITEFLLSVLAPDSPVKDYITFYTVANFKANELEGFKDCMGMGIRIEDFIQSYRKMQLQTVDPSYGPRVFAKVKELTMTELAMAAKSNVNLVTDLHTAVLAGKSAADIHTILVNNYSKCAMNALELKDRLYILNQLLGKVMNNDLWYTDPHWYTSNDGYFIVRDLLQTTPQKDQLEILKNGLMANNYQWLRTLWREGNKWLNGVGYDDVRGVFDLINPWVLENYAELGIQPTQKTSTDQMSGMGPVKYYPGEEEFLIGAKPVELYHVNKFFDYWTDYSGTTAEFNDNGKVVLAQEYTMRELPNTFLDKLLDEAPRNTIVKVELNEAFNPLEPVTITAVRNFYENGFEIGKRHVVPAYMAMVYDTDVKRTLKSRAIREVLDFVAVATAVLAAPETGGGSLAAYSAFAIRAAAVISSTDVLIQRSRNDLTPANYDKYKGFYERWDMVKAASDYTSLMAAGANGLAWGASKLRGFQLFNRTIAEVGPVLDGTPTALGDLSNGWSTIRNIPKDPPPGGWGFSLDNSRLFNKASGLKLEGVAGQAKMARVAGFAEEAHVNAFFSMGAREGGVAEDWVMMSEPGSKLLVSKAGVLTKYVDEVGDAVGEVTGTMIGKGELVETAGGMRVTVANGQGGESVGTLTPTIYNGTATVTGYAIAGSASNGMADILVATRPNYAPQLLYASAKAYELILTKVKEQGKCIACKRFTEEICKKFDALYKKAGITNSGGIRELCARLNPKNVSSVLDYLLAMPLTDLTSFLGDINVTSDNTNHISQHVEELDTQLLEAWMVVATARREVSVNYQADFPALKEVKLARASSSFMTNIGQDEGFIEALSPIKGMPCKTCKNPSKPINQYLSEYVKDFKYFSDNYNFEGLWKDLKQDWVGIVYGAAFQLRVLRAHPELFNGNVVFDANLDETEDGLEGDDADGGTRTKCRFDIKVTTPTGIKYMEFKSWGASTLRDFLASASKRSQFEKQLGVYLKNVSSLNQLSCIFDSKKLTLDKAKGVVQAAFRDRFAEWYDSDDSGLGDTKMQQLFGLNKRAFQAAINDLNSPIYQFVIIL, encoded by the coding sequence ATGCAAAAGCCGACCCACGCCCAACAGTATCCTGTTACTGCCAGCACACAGATCATTCCTCCTTACAGTGTATATCTGCCGGACTATGCAGTGCCAGGCAGTGACAAGCTACGGGTGATACTGGTACAGAACGACCTGACCAAGCCCTCTTACGACGTGCGGCTGCAGATGACCGTGGAGCGCAACGGCACGCTGATCATGCGAACAGCACCGGCGTTTAATCCACGCCCGCTGACACTCAGTGCCGGCGTGCCCACCATCATCAGCGGGGCCGACCTGGCGGATTATCTCAACACCAATAATATAGAGTTCAGCGGTGGTTTTAGCCGGGACAGCTACGAGCGTACCCGCTCCCTGCCGGAAGGTTCCTACCGCATTACCTTCACAGCTTTTGATTACCGCCGTCCGCAGGTACAGGTAAGTAACACCGGCGCCAATATCTTTTTCTTCCAGAAAAATGACCCGCCGCTGCTGAACATGCCTATCTGCGGCAGCCGCGTGGAGAAAAGAGATCCGCAGTTCCTGACATTCAGCTGGAGCAGTCGCAATACGCCCAACCCACTGGAAGGAGGCGGCACAGAATATATCTTCTCTCTCTATGAAATAAAACCCAAAAACAGCAACCCCGATTATATCGTCCGCAGCACCCGCCCGATCTATACCATCACCACCGAACAGAATACCATCGCCTACGGCCCTGGAGAACCGGCGCTGACAGACAGTATGGAGTACGTATGGATCGTACAGGCACGCGACAAGAGCGGCCGTGATATGTTCAGCAATCAGGGACTGAGCCAGAGTTGCCGGTTTACCTACCTGGGCAACAATCCTTTTGAAACTAACAAAATTGGTAAACCCACCCTTTCTGGTCAGGCTACCGGTGAAAGAACGATCAGACTTTCCTGGCAACTGGCTCCTGATAATGTGAATTATAGGGTAGATGCCTACCGCGTACAATACCGCGCCGCCAAAAAAGACGGTGTGGAATATGACTGGCGTACAGCTGAATCTCCGCGTGATACCGTCCTTAATGTAAACAGTCTCGAGCCGGGCCGCAGCTACGAAGCCCGCCTGCAATGGCTCGTAGCCGGCGTGTACGGCCCCTTCAGCGACATAGTAACGGTAACGACTAAACCCTCCCGCACTTTCACCTGCGGTGATCCGGCATTATTGCAGACACCACAGAATAGTACACCACTACCTACAGCCATGGCCGGTAGTATCTTCCGTATCGGCCACTTCGATGTGATGCTCACTGAGGTGACTGGTGGCGATGGCGTTTTCAGCGGCCGCGGTAAAGTGATTACACCTGGCTTTGGCACCGGTATGCTGCTGCAGTTCAACAGGATATCTGTAAATACTGACCTGGTAGTGACCCGCGGTGAGATGCAGGCCGTAACAGACGGTATCGACAAATTCGTAAGTGACGCTGTTAAACATCAACGTGGCGGCGACGAAGTAGGGCAGGTGAAAACCGGAGACCTCGTTCCGGACATCACTACCAAACTGCATCTGTTCACCAAAGAAAACATTGTAGTAGACACCGACAAAGGCACCATCACCCTGAAGGATTCCAATACCGGACAGGAGGAAGTGATCAACTATAAAGAGAAAGGAAAAACTTTGCCGCTGGTAATAGAAGATACTGATGGTAACCTTTATAATGTCGATAAAAGTGGTAAGGTAACGTCAGCGGGTACACGTGATAAAGGACTCGCAGGCAACCCGGAAGCACTGGCAGCTTTGAAAAAACTGGACCTGAGCAACGGTATGATCACCTTCTCAGTGAAAGACAGCAAATATGCCTTCGACAGCTGGAAAGACAGCTACTTTGGTAAACCGGTGCTCGACAGTAGTTATGAAAAACTGGCCGATGGCCGTTATCGCGTAAGTGCTAAAGCCATCGTTCCGGGTGAGCAGGATCAGGTGATCGCTACATTGGTCAATACAAAAGACATCGACAGAAGTAAAATAAAGTTTGTAAGTGGCAAGGGTATTGTCTATCCTGCCGATTCCACTAAAGATGGTTTTGTTATCACGCTGACTGGCGGCCCTGCCAGCGATGCGCAGGAAGTGTATGCCGTATACACCAAAGGCGGTAAATACATCAGCATGGGTAAACTGCTGGTGGCCAGTTATGCGCCCAAACAAAAACGAGTGGTACTGGTGCCGGTAGGTTACAGCACTGATGTGCCGGTAGATGCCATCAGCAAAGCCCTGAAAGATGCTTATGAAAAGATTGGTGTCACCTATACGGTGGTAAAAGATGAAAGCTTCCGCGCTAATAAAGACTGGGACCGGAACAAGGATACCATACTGCAGGACAGCAAAAGTGGTTTCCTGGGCAATGGTTTCACCGGTGAGGAAAAAGCCATGCGCAAGGCTTACAGCAAAAATCACGATATAGATAAAGATGCCACTTACTTGTTTGTGGTCAATGAAGTTGCGTTGACAGATGGTGACCTGTTGGGTAAAATGCCCCGTCAGAGTCAGTTCGGTTTCATCTTCACAAAAAATGCCACTCCGGAAAATATCGCCCGCACTGTAGCACACGAAACCGGCCACGGCGCCTTTACGCTGGAACATACGTTCAGCGCAGGTATCGGACTGGATAAAGGTAGCACCGACAACCTCATGGATTACAATAATGGCTACAGTCTGTTGAAATACCAGTGGGACGTAGTACATGACCCGGGCCATGTATGGGGCATTTTTGAGAATGAGGAGGAACAGGAAAGTATAGGCTTCGATAGTATCGGTGTATTTAAAGACCTGAGAAATGAGGCGACCAACACCTATACATTTATCACACCGGCAGGGACCTACATCACTTTACCGGCCACAGCTTCCAACCTGAAATTCTCTACGCTGGACAGAACTTTCTATAAACTGAATGGCGTAGTGAATACTAATCAGCCATCAGAAGATCTTATGCCATTGGGCGCTTTGTTGTCCTTTAGTCTTAATGAAAAGACATATACGGCTGATTTTAAGGGAAAAACATTTAATGGCTATGGTATAGGTGGCAAAGACTTCTATGAAGATGTGTATACCGGCCAGGAGCACCCCAGAAGCGGTATTGCCGTGTTTATGGGAGTAGGAGAAGATCCGGTGACAAGGGACCGCAGGTTTATTTCCTATGCTTCCAGATTCGGTGCATTACAGGCCACTATCAGTGTACCATCTACCTATTATGGTGCAGGTACCTTTAACAATAATCTGGCGGTTACAGATATCAATTTCATTGATGCCTTCCTGAATATGGAAGAGATGCTGAAAAGCAAAGCCGGCGAAAACAAATTGCTGGTATTGCCGATGAAGAATCTGTATCTGACTAATGCCAAAACAACATTCCCTTATAAAGGCGGCCAGACCGTCAACATCACGGAGTTCCTGTTGAGTGTACTCGCTCCCGACAGTCCGGTAAAAGACTATATCACCTTCTATACAGTGGCCAACTTCAAAGCCAATGAGCTGGAAGGGTTTAAAGACTGTATGGGAATGGGGATCCGGATAGAGGACTTTATTCAGTCTTATCGCAAAATGCAGCTGCAGACAGTTGATCCGTCTTATGGGCCGCGGGTGTTTGCAAAAGTGAAAGAGCTGACGATGACAGAGCTGGCGATGGCTGCAAAAAGCAATGTCAATCTGGTGACGGACCTGCATACAGCAGTCCTGGCCGGTAAATCAGCTGCTGATATTCATACCATTCTGGTCAATAATTACAGCAAGTGTGCAATGAATGCGCTGGAGCTGAAAGACAGGTTGTACATTCTGAATCAGCTGCTTGGAAAGGTAATGAACAATGATCTGTGGTATACGGATCCACACTGGTATACTTCCAATGATGGTTATTTCATTGTAAGGGATCTGCTGCAGACGACTCCGCAGAAAGACCAGCTGGAAATACTGAAGAATGGATTGATGGCCAACAATTATCAATGGCTGCGCACTTTATGGAGAGAAGGCAATAAATGGCTGAATGGCGTAGGGTACGATGATGTAAGGGGAGTTTTTGATCTGATCAACCCATGGGTGCTGGAGAACTATGCTGAGCTGGGCATTCAGCCGACTCAGAAAACAAGTACTGACCAGATGAGCGGTATGGGCCCTGTAAAATATTATCCCGGAGAAGAGGAGTTTTTGATAGGTGCAAAACCTGTAGAGCTGTACCATGTCAACAAGTTTTTTGACTACTGGACAGATTACAGCGGAACCACAGCGGAATTCAATGATAACGGAAAAGTAGTGCTGGCGCAGGAATATACAATGCGGGAATTACCCAATACTTTCCTGGATAAATTACTGGACGAGGCACCCCGTAATACCATCGTGAAAGTAGAACTGAACGAAGCCTTTAATCCGCTGGAACCGGTAACGATCACGGCTGTACGTAATTTCTATGAGAATGGATTTGAGATAGGAAAACGTCATGTTGTGCCTGCCTATATGGCCATGGTGTATGATACTGATGTGAAAAGAACTTTGAAAAGCAGAGCGATCAGGGAAGTCCTTGATTTTGTGGCGGTAGCAACAGCAGTATTGGCCGCTCCGGAAACAGGTGGTGGTTCCCTGGCGGCTTATTCGGCTTTTGCCATAAGGGCGGCCGCAGTAATCAGCTCCACAGATGTGTTAATACAGCGGTCAAGGAATGATCTCACACCTGCCAATTATGACAAGTATAAGGGCTTCTATGAGAGATGGGATATGGTGAAAGCCGCTTCCGATTATACGTCATTAATGGCAGCCGGAGCCAACGGATTGGCCTGGGGGGCCAGTAAGCTGAGAGGTTTCCAGTTATTTAACCGTACGATCGCAGAGGTAGGGCCTGTACTGGATGGTACACCAACGGCTTTAGGGGACTTGTCAAATGGATGGAGTACCATCAGAAATATTCCAAAAGACCCACCTCCCGGCGGTTGGGGCTTCTCGTTGGATAATTCCAGGCTGTTTAATAAAGCGTCCGGACTGAAGCTGGAAGGTGTAGCTGGGCAGGCAAAGATGGCCAGAGTAGCAGGTTTTGCTGAAGAAGCGCATGTAAATGCGTTCTTCTCCATGGGTGCAAGAGAAGGAGGGGTGGCAGAAGATTGGGTGATGATGTCTGAGCCGGGCAGCAAGTTGCTTGTTTCGAAGGCTGGCGTTCTCACAAAATATGTAGATGAAGTTGGAGATGCAGTCGGTGAAGTAACTGGAACAATGATAGGTAAAGGAGAGCTGGTGGAAACAGCAGGCGGGATGCGGGTAACGGTCGCTAATGGGCAGGGAGGTGAAAGCGTGGGTACGCTGACACCAACCATTTACAATGGTACCGCCACTGTTACCGGTTACGCTATCGCAGGATCTGCTTCAAACGGCATGGCTGATATCCTGGTGGCAACAAGGCCCAACTATGCGCCACAGCTGCTGTATGCTTCTGCCAAAGCATATGAGCTGATACTCACAAAGGTGAAGGAACAAGGAAAGTGTATCGCCTGTAAACGTTTTACAGAAGAGATCTGTAAGAAGTTTGATGCGCTTTATAAGAAAGCCGGAATTACCAACAGTGGAGGAATCCGTGAATTGTGTGCGAGGTTGAATCCCAAAAATGTGAGTAGCGTGCTGGATTACCTGCTGGCTATGCCACTGACAGATCTGACCTCCTTCCTGGGAGACATTAATGTAACATCTGATAATACAAATCATATCAGTCAGCATGTGGAAGAGCTGGACACCCAGTTACTGGAAGCCTGGATGGTGGTGGCTACAGCCAGAAGAGAAGTATCGGTCAACTATCAGGCCGACTTCCCCGCACTGAAAGAAGTTAAACTGGCCAGGGCATCATCCAGCTTCATGACCAACATTGGCCAGGACGAAGGTTTTATTGAAGCGTTGTCTCCCATAAAAGGAATGCCATGTAAGACCTGTAAAAATCCGTCCAAACCAATTAATCAGTATCTGAGTGAGTATGTCAAGGATTTCAAGTATTTTTCGGATAATTATAATTTCGAAGGGCTCTGGAAGGATCTGAAACAAGACTGGGTTGGTATTGTGTATGGCGCAGCTTTTCAGTTACGTGTCCTGAGAGCCCATCCCGAACTGTTTAATGGTAATGTCGTTTTTGACGCAAACCTGGATGAGACAGAAGATGGACTTGAAGGAGATGACGCGGATGGAGGAACGAGAACCAAATGTCGTTTTGATATCAAAGTCACTACACCCACGGGTATCAAATACATGGAATTTAAGAGCTGGGGCGCCAGTACCTTGAGAGACTTTTTAGCGAGTGCCAGCAAACGATCTCAATTTGAGAAACAGTTAGGCGTTTATCTCAAAAATGTGAGTAGTCTGAATCAGTTGTCCTGTATTTTTGATTCCAAAAAACTTACACTCGATAAGGCAAAAGGAGTGGTACAGGCGGCATTCAGAGACCGGTTCGCTGAATGGTACGATAGTGATGACAGTGGCCTGGGAGATACAAAAATGCAACAGCTGTTTGGTCTGAATAAAAGGGCTTTTCAAGCTGCTATAAATGACCTTAACAGTCCGATTTATCAATTCGTCATAATATTATAA
- a CDS encoding YceI family protein, translating to MKKILYPAVALLVLVTAAFTFITAQNWKINNGYSVKFEGKYADGAFESMKGMVVFDEKDLAAAKFDVQIDVASINTGNGLKNRHARSEKWFDAEKYPYIHFVSSEVVKTATGYDAKGTLDMHGIKKPFTIPFTFVRNGDKGVFHGEFKVNRGDFGITTPRGDESDYTHLTVTVPVTAK from the coding sequence ATGAAAAAGATCCTCTATCCGGCGGTAGCGCTGCTGGTGCTCGTGACGGCAGCATTTACCTTTATTACCGCACAGAACTGGAAAATCAACAATGGTTATTCCGTCAAATTTGAAGGCAAATATGCCGATGGCGCCTTTGAATCGATGAAAGGAATGGTTGTTTTTGATGAAAAAGACCTTGCTGCTGCCAAATTTGATGTACAGATAGATGTAGCTTCCATCAATACCGGCAACGGCCTTAAAAACAGGCATGCCCGCAGCGAAAAATGGTTCGATGCAGAGAAATACCCTTATATTCATTTCGTATCGTCTGAAGTGGTAAAGACGGCCACAGGCTATGATGCCAAAGGCACCCTGGATATGCACGGAATAAAGAAACCCTTTACCATCCCCTTTACCTTCGTCCGGAATGGCGATAAAGGTGTTTTTCATGGCGAATTCAAGGTGAACCGTGGGGACTTCGGTATTACAACACCCCGTGGTGATGAGTCTGATTATACCCATCTTACAGTAACCGTTCCCGTTACCGCTAAATAA